A genomic stretch from Erigeron canadensis isolate Cc75 chromosome 9, C_canadensis_v1, whole genome shotgun sequence includes:
- the LOC122581934 gene encoding BURP domain-containing protein 9-like isoform X1, with amino-acid sequence MMFNLFLVFTIVYVSLVGSHAVTPEDYWKSVLPDIRMPKAIKELLDPQIYRNVDPYTTSSAKDQFKDLPEAFKDQLHNKENTFSNSASKDQPHTFPLLYSASKDQPSKDQRDTFPLLYSASKDQPSKDQRDTFPLLYSTSKKEPDTFPLLYSASKKEPETFPLLYSASKDQVDKFPLLYSVSKDQPETFPLLYSASKDQSSKDQRDTFPLLYSTSKKEPETFPLLYSTSKDQPETFPLLYSASKDQLDKFPLLYSASKDQPETFPLLYSASKDQPSKDQRDTFPLLYSASKKEPETFPLLYSASKDQVDKFPLLYSVSKDQPETFPLLYSTSKDQPDKFPLLYSASKEQPSNDHLKDDPNAALFFLENDLDQGKEIKIHLTTKDQKALLLPQKIADLIPFSSKNLTQIYNMFSVKPFSVEAEIMKRTLSLCEQERIEGEEKYCATSLESMVDFSTTNLGKKVKPITTEVNTKESSTTLSKYKIKGSRKLATNKAVVCHKLNYAYAVFYCHAAVNVKAYAVSLVGENDTKVNAVAVCHIDTSKWDPQHMAFQVLKVKPGGVPVCHYLPEGHVVWVPRTTTNSA; translated from the exons GATGTTCAATCTTTTCCTAGTTTTCACAATTGTTTAT GTATCACTTGTGGGAAGTCATGCCGTGACTCCTGAAGATTACTGGAAGTCTGTTTTGCCAGACATTCGTATGCCAAAAGCGATCAAGGAACTTTTAGATCCACAAATATATAGAAACGTCGACCCCTACACAACATCATCAGCTAAGGATCAGTTTAAAGATCTTCCCGAAGCATTCAAAGATCAATTACATAATAAAGAAAACACATTTTCTAATTCTGCATCCAAAGATCAGCCTCATACATTTCCATTACTTTATTCTGCATCCAAAGATCAACCTTCCAAAGATCAGCGTGATACATTTCCATTACTTTATTCTGCATCCAAAGATCAACCTTCCAAAGATCAGCGTGATACCTTTCCATTACTTTATTCAACATCCAAAAAAGAGCCTGATACATTTCCGTTACTTTATTCCGCATCCAAAAAAGAGCCTGAAACATTTCCGTTACTATATTCTGCATCCAAAGATCAGGTTGACAAATTTCCGTTACTTTATTCTGTATCCAAAGATCAGCCTGAAACATTTCCGTTACTTTATTCTGCATCCAAAGATCAATCTTCCAAAGATCAGCGTGATACCTTTCCATTACTTTATTCGACATCCAAAAAAGAGCCTGAGACATTTCCGTTACTTTATTCCACATCCAAAGATCAGCCTGAAACATTTCCGTTACTATATTCTGCATCCAAAGATCAGCTTGACAAATTTCCGTTACTTTATTCTGCATCAAAAGATCAACCTGAAACATTTCCGTTACTTTATTCTGCATCCAAAGATCAACCTTCCAAAGATCAGCGTGATACCTTTCCATTACTTTATTCCGCATCCAAAAAAGAGCCTGAAACATTTCCGTTACTATATTCTGCATCCAAAGATCAGGTTGACAAATTTCCGTTACTTTATTCTGTATCCAAAGATCAGCCTGAAACATTTCCGTTACTTTATTCTACATCCAAAGATCAGCCTGACAAATTTCCGTTACTTTATTCTGCATCCAAAGAGCAGCCGTCCAATGATCACCTAAAAGATGACCCTAACGCCGCATTATTTTTCTTAGAAAACGACTTGGATCAAGGCAAAGAAATCAAGATACATCTCACAACAAAGGACCAAAAAGCTTTGCTTTTACCCCAAAAAATTGCTGATTTGATTCCCTTTTCGTCAAAGAATCTTACTCAAATTTACAACATGTTCTCAGTTAAACCATTTTCAGTAGAAGCCGAAATCATGAAGCGTACACTTAGTCTATGCGAGCAGGAAAGAATCGAAGGTGAGGAAAAATATTGTGCCACATCCTTAGAATCCATGGTCGATTTTAGTACTACAAATTTAGGTAAAAAAGTAAAACCGATAACAACAGAGGTGAATACTAAAGAAAGTAGTACCACACTTTCCAAGTACAAAATCAAAGGGTCCAGAAAGCTGGCTACAAATAAAGCCGTGGTTTGCCATAAGCTCAATTACGCGTATGCTGTGTTTTATTGCCATGCGGCAGTTAACGTTAAAGCATACGCCGTTTCTTTGGTGGGTGAAAATGATACCAAAGTGAATGCTGTGGCGGTCTGCCATATCGATACTTCCAAATGGGACCCACAACATATGGCATTTCAAGTGCTTAAAGTGAAACCGGGAGGTGTTCCAGTTTGCCATTACTTACCAGAGGGTCATGTTGTTTGGGTTCCACGAACAACAACAAACTCGGCATGA
- the LOC122581934 gene encoding BURP domain-containing protein 9-like isoform X3, with protein sequence MMFNLFLVFTIVYVSLVGSHAVTPEDYWKSVLPDIRMPKAIKELLDPQIYRNVDPYTTSSAKDQFKDLPEAFKDQLHNKENTFSNSASKDQPHTFPLLYSASKDQPSKDQRDTFPLLYSASKDQPSKDQRDTFPLLYSTSKKEPDTFPLLYSASKKEPETFPLLYSASKDQVDKFPLLYSVSKDQPETFPLLYSASKDQPETFPLLYSASKDQLDKFPLLYSASKDQPETFPLLYSASKDQPSKDQRDTFPLLYSASKKEPETFPLLYSASKDQVDKFPLLYSVSKDQPETFPLLYSTSKDQPDKFPLLYSASKEQPSNDHLKDDPNAALFFLENDLDQGKEIKIHLTTKDQKALLLPQKIADLIPFSSKNLTQIYNMFSVKPFSVEAEIMKRTLSLCEQERIEGEEKYCATSLESMVDFSTTNLGKKVKPITTEVNTKESSTTLSKYKIKGSRKLATNKAVVCHKLNYAYAVFYCHAAVNVKAYAVSLVGENDTKVNAVAVCHIDTSKWDPQHMAFQVLKVKPGGVPVCHYLPEGHVVWVPRTTTNSA encoded by the exons GATGTTCAATCTTTTCCTAGTTTTCACAATTGTTTAT GTATCACTTGTGGGAAGTCATGCCGTGACTCCTGAAGATTACTGGAAGTCTGTTTTGCCAGACATTCGTATGCCAAAAGCGATCAAGGAACTTTTAGATCCACAAATATATAGAAACGTCGACCCCTACACAACATCATCAGCTAAGGATCAGTTTAAAGATCTTCCCGAAGCATTCAAAGATCAATTACATAATAAAGAAAACACATTTTCTAATTCTGCATCCAAAGATCAGCCTCATACATTTCCATTACTTTATTCTGCATCCAAAGATCAACCTTCCAAAGATCAGCGTGATACATTTCCATTACTTTATTCTGCATCCAAAGATCAACCTTCCAAAGATCAGCGTGATACCTTTCCATTACTTTATTCAACATCCAAAAAAGAGCCTGATACATTTCCGTTACTTTATTCCGCATCCAAAAAAGAGCCTGAAACATTTCCGTTACTATATTCTGCATCCAAAGATCAGGTTGACAAATTTCCGTTACTTTATTCTGTATCCAAAGATCAGCCTGAAACATTTCCGTTACTTTATTCTGCATCCAAAG ATCAGCCTGAAACATTTCCGTTACTATATTCTGCATCCAAAGATCAGCTTGACAAATTTCCGTTACTTTATTCTGCATCAAAAGATCAACCTGAAACATTTCCGTTACTTTATTCTGCATCCAAAGATCAACCTTCCAAAGATCAGCGTGATACCTTTCCATTACTTTATTCCGCATCCAAAAAAGAGCCTGAAACATTTCCGTTACTATATTCTGCATCCAAAGATCAGGTTGACAAATTTCCGTTACTTTATTCTGTATCCAAAGATCAGCCTGAAACATTTCCGTTACTTTATTCTACATCCAAAGATCAGCCTGACAAATTTCCGTTACTTTATTCTGCATCCAAAGAGCAGCCGTCCAATGATCACCTAAAAGATGACCCTAACGCCGCATTATTTTTCTTAGAAAACGACTTGGATCAAGGCAAAGAAATCAAGATACATCTCACAACAAAGGACCAAAAAGCTTTGCTTTTACCCCAAAAAATTGCTGATTTGATTCCCTTTTCGTCAAAGAATCTTACTCAAATTTACAACATGTTCTCAGTTAAACCATTTTCAGTAGAAGCCGAAATCATGAAGCGTACACTTAGTCTATGCGAGCAGGAAAGAATCGAAGGTGAGGAAAAATATTGTGCCACATCCTTAGAATCCATGGTCGATTTTAGTACTACAAATTTAGGTAAAAAAGTAAAACCGATAACAACAGAGGTGAATACTAAAGAAAGTAGTACCACACTTTCCAAGTACAAAATCAAAGGGTCCAGAAAGCTGGCTACAAATAAAGCCGTGGTTTGCCATAAGCTCAATTACGCGTATGCTGTGTTTTATTGCCATGCGGCAGTTAACGTTAAAGCATACGCCGTTTCTTTGGTGGGTGAAAATGATACCAAAGTGAATGCTGTGGCGGTCTGCCATATCGATACTTCCAAATGGGACCCACAACATATGGCATTTCAAGTGCTTAAAGTGAAACCGGGAGGTGTTCCAGTTTGCCATTACTTACCAGAGGGTCATGTTGTTTGGGTTCCACGAACAACAACAAACTCGGCATGA
- the LOC122581934 gene encoding BURP domain-containing protein 9-like isoform X2 codes for MMFNLFLVFTIVYVSLVGSHAVTPEDYWKSVLPDIRMPKAIKELLDPQIYRNVDPYTTSSAKDQFKDLPEAFKDQLHNKENTFSNSASKDQPHTFPLLYSASKDQPSKDQRDTFPLLYSTSKKEPDTFPLLYSASKKEPETFPLLYSASKDQVDKFPLLYSVSKDQPETFPLLYSASKDQSSKDQRDTFPLLYSTSKKEPETFPLLYSTSKDQPETFPLLYSASKDQLDKFPLLYSASKDQPETFPLLYSASKDQPSKDQRDTFPLLYSASKKEPETFPLLYSASKDQVDKFPLLYSVSKDQPETFPLLYSTSKDQPDKFPLLYSASKEQPSNDHLKDDPNAALFFLENDLDQGKEIKIHLTTKDQKALLLPQKIADLIPFSSKNLTQIYNMFSVKPFSVEAEIMKRTLSLCEQERIEGEEKYCATSLESMVDFSTTNLGKKVKPITTEVNTKESSTTLSKYKIKGSRKLATNKAVVCHKLNYAYAVFYCHAAVNVKAYAVSLVGENDTKVNAVAVCHIDTSKWDPQHMAFQVLKVKPGGVPVCHYLPEGHVVWVPRTTTNSA; via the exons GATGTTCAATCTTTTCCTAGTTTTCACAATTGTTTAT GTATCACTTGTGGGAAGTCATGCCGTGACTCCTGAAGATTACTGGAAGTCTGTTTTGCCAGACATTCGTATGCCAAAAGCGATCAAGGAACTTTTAGATCCACAAATATATAGAAACGTCGACCCCTACACAACATCATCAGCTAAGGATCAGTTTAAAGATCTTCCCGAAGCATTCAAAGATCAATTACATAATAAAGAAAACACATTTTCTAATTCTGCATCCAAAGATCAGCCTCATAC ATTTCCATTACTTTATTCTGCATCCAAAGATCAACCTTCCAAAGATCAGCGTGATACCTTTCCATTACTTTATTCAACATCCAAAAAAGAGCCTGATACATTTCCGTTACTTTATTCCGCATCCAAAAAAGAGCCTGAAACATTTCCGTTACTATATTCTGCATCCAAAGATCAGGTTGACAAATTTCCGTTACTTTATTCTGTATCCAAAGATCAGCCTGAAACATTTCCGTTACTTTATTCTGCATCCAAAGATCAATCTTCCAAAGATCAGCGTGATACCTTTCCATTACTTTATTCGACATCCAAAAAAGAGCCTGAGACATTTCCGTTACTTTATTCCACATCCAAAGATCAGCCTGAAACATTTCCGTTACTATATTCTGCATCCAAAGATCAGCTTGACAAATTTCCGTTACTTTATTCTGCATCAAAAGATCAACCTGAAACATTTCCGTTACTTTATTCTGCATCCAAAGATCAACCTTCCAAAGATCAGCGTGATACCTTTCCATTACTTTATTCCGCATCCAAAAAAGAGCCTGAAACATTTCCGTTACTATATTCTGCATCCAAAGATCAGGTTGACAAATTTCCGTTACTTTATTCTGTATCCAAAGATCAGCCTGAAACATTTCCGTTACTTTATTCTACATCCAAAGATCAGCCTGACAAATTTCCGTTACTTTATTCTGCATCCAAAGAGCAGCCGTCCAATGATCACCTAAAAGATGACCCTAACGCCGCATTATTTTTCTTAGAAAACGACTTGGATCAAGGCAAAGAAATCAAGATACATCTCACAACAAAGGACCAAAAAGCTTTGCTTTTACCCCAAAAAATTGCTGATTTGATTCCCTTTTCGTCAAAGAATCTTACTCAAATTTACAACATGTTCTCAGTTAAACCATTTTCAGTAGAAGCCGAAATCATGAAGCGTACACTTAGTCTATGCGAGCAGGAAAGAATCGAAGGTGAGGAAAAATATTGTGCCACATCCTTAGAATCCATGGTCGATTTTAGTACTACAAATTTAGGTAAAAAAGTAAAACCGATAACAACAGAGGTGAATACTAAAGAAAGTAGTACCACACTTTCCAAGTACAAAATCAAAGGGTCCAGAAAGCTGGCTACAAATAAAGCCGTGGTTTGCCATAAGCTCAATTACGCGTATGCTGTGTTTTATTGCCATGCGGCAGTTAACGTTAAAGCATACGCCGTTTCTTTGGTGGGTGAAAATGATACCAAAGTGAATGCTGTGGCGGTCTGCCATATCGATACTTCCAAATGGGACCCACAACATATGGCATTTCAAGTGCTTAAAGTGAAACCGGGAGGTGTTCCAGTTTGCCATTACTTACCAGAGGGTCATGTTGTTTGGGTTCCACGAACAACAACAAACTCGGCATGA